The proteins below come from a single Lodderomyces elongisporus chromosome 3, complete sequence genomic window:
- the UGP1 gene encoding UTP-glucose-1-phosphate uridylyltransferase — MSTKRHTKSQSAYAFDNTATNVAASQMRNALNNLADTVKDPEEKHRFENEMDNFFSLFRRYLTEKASGTTLEWDKIRSPSADEVVGYKDLDDATPDLTKLAVLKLNGGLGTSMGCVGPKSVIEVRDGNTFLDLSVRQIEHLNRKYDADVPLLLMNSFNTDADTAKIIRKYQGHRIRVKTFNQSKFPRIYKDSLLPVPESSDDPLEGWYPPGHGDLFEALVQSGELDALLAQGREILFVSNGDNLGATVDTKILAHMLETGAEYIMELTDKTRADVKGGTLINYQGEVRLLEIAQVPKEHVEEFKSIKKFKYFNTNNLWINLRAIKRLVEANAIEAEIIPNQKTIGNDINVLQLETAVGAAIRHFKGAHGVVVPRSRFLPVKTCSDLLLVKSDLFFLEHGALKLDPTREGFANPLIKLGSHFKKVSGFQARIPHMPKILELDHLTITGNVSIGKGVQLKGTVIIVCNDGDKIDIPNGSILENVVVTGNLTLLEH; from the coding sequence ATGTCAACAAAGAGACACACTAAAAGTCAATCAGCTTACGCCTTTGACAACACCGCTACTAATGTCGCGGCTTCACAGATGCGTAATGCATTGAACAACTTGGCAGATACAGTCAAGGACCCTGAGGAGAAACACAggtttgaaaatgaaatggacaactttttttcattgtttAGAAGATACTTGACTGAAAAGGCTTCCGGAACCACTTTGGAATGGGACAAGATCAGATCACCATCTGCAGACGAAGTCGTTGGTTACAAGGACTTGGACGACGCAACTCCAGACTTGACCAAGTTGGCGGTCTTGAAATTGAACGGTGGTTTGGGTACCTCTATGGGATGTGTTGGTCCCAAATCGGTTATTGAAGTTAGAGACGGTAACACATTCTTGGACCTTTCAGTTAGACAGATTGAGCATTTGAACAGAAAGTACGACGCTGACGTGCcattattgttgatgaacTCATTTAATACTGATGCTGATACTGCCAAGATTATTCGAAAATACCAGGGCCACAGAATAAGAGTCAAGACTTTTAACCAATCCAAATTCCCAAGAATCTACAAAGACTCTTTGTTACCAGTTCCTGAATCTTCAGACGATCCCCTCGAAGGCTGGTACCCTCCAGGTCACGGTGATTTGTTTGAAGCCTTGGTCCAATCCGGCGAACTTGACGCGTTGTTGGCACaaggaagagaaattttgtttgtttccaaTGGTGACAACTTGGGTGCAACCGTTGATACCAAGATCTTGGCTCACATGTTGGAAACCGGCGCAGAGTATATCATGGAATTGACTGACAAGACCAGAGCAGATGTCAAGGGTGGTACTTTGATCAACTACCAAGGCGAGGTGAGATTATTGGAGATTGCCCAGGTTCCAAAAGAACACGTTGAAGAGTTCAAGAGTATTAAGAAATTCAAATacttcaacaccaacaacttGTGGATCAACTTGAGAGCCATTAAACGTTTGGTAGAGGCCAATGCTATCGAAGCGGAAATCATCCCAAATCAAAAGACTATTGGCAATGATATCAATGTCTTGCAATTGGAGACGGCAGTTGGAGCAGCTATTAGACATTTCAAAGGTGCACACGGTGTCGTTGTGCCCAGGTCCAGATTCCTCCCTGTCAAGACATGTTCCGATTTGCTTCTTGTCAAATCAgacttgttctttttggaACACGGTGCATTGAAACTTGATCCTACTAGAGAAGGTTTTGCCAACCCATTGATCAAATTGGGATCTCATTTCAAAAAGGTGAGCGGATTCCAAGCCAGAATCCCACACATGCCCAAGATCTTGGAATTGGACCACTTGACCATTACAGGAAATGTCAGTATTGGTAAAGGCGTTCAATTGAAGGGTACTGTTATCATTGTCTGTAATGATGGCGATAAGATTGACATTCCAAATGGATCAATCTTGGAAAACGTTGTTGTTACCGGTAACTTGACCTTGTTGGAGCATTAA
- the RBL2 gene encoding tubulin folding cofactor A → MPSQLQIKTNALKRLIKEEKLYKQEVVEQEQYVEQMKKNQADQYEIKKQIEVLHESQRMVPQVSEKIASMKESLREFLNEYTGEEDVSEAKGLL, encoded by the coding sequence atGCCATCCCAATTACAAATCAAAACTAATGCCTTAAAGAGGTTAATAAAGGAGGAGAAGCTTTACAAACAAGAAGTGGTTGAGCAAGAGCAATATGTGGAacagatgaagaagaatcaAGCGGATCAATATGaaatcaagaaacaaattgagGTCCTTCACGAAAGCCAAAGAATGGTACCACAAGTGAGCGAAAAGATTGCATCGATGAAGGAGTCGTTGAGGGAGTTTTTAAATGAATATACTGGAGAGGAGGATGTATCAGAGGCAAAGGGCCTACTCTAG
- the DIT1 gene encoding dityrosine synthesis enzyme, producing the protein MESSLSLLSDNSSTTTVDRYDPIYQKICMVYSRAGDTILTKREFQECCEEVTMSKASIEHDGVYQSILGEYYVWEKHQSGDVWCGVVTHQFPVTEFDQWFINLMLSSSKIAYKNTPGNVCNEITDLFAQILKHNVEEDMWESVGKQKFKQNVDFFTTKSQPIEAVLPGFPCKSSNHEKVFSELPDKGEELALRRLIYFAREVKKVYPPGIIIWIVSDGHVFSDCIAVDDLKVNRYSSALRQLYRQISSNGGIEGPSELDDCIKFCSLPEIFNLKASFNCEIVEHVELGHYLDTELDAESELCRKILMNSCDTDNGKLAAEVKTPGHPRLSLYRGFSKFMTEDLQFHPKVGSWTRKKFKKIASQVAFEMIKRNDAYSNLVELMFPFHLRFSIHAHNNAGPKFGISLLRGQCYPINSIQDHRTPIHTDLLHIPTPWHNSVVKINESYYAIKAEKVEDEFAKGSGYGQWDPQNLHYIYFSQ; encoded by the coding sequence ATGGAGTCTTCTTTATCATTGCTCTCAGACAACAGTAGTACCACGACTGTAGATCGTTATGATCCAATTTATCAAAAGATCTGCATGGTATATTCTCGCGCTGGTGACACGATTTTGACAAAACGTGAATTCCAGGAGTGTTGTGAAGAAGTAACTATGTCCAAAGCATCAATTGAGCATGATGGTGTATACCAGCTGATTTTGGGCGAATACTATGTTTGGGAAAAGCACCAAAGTGGTGACGTTTGGTGTGGAGTTGTTACGCATCAATTCCCAGTAACAGAATTTGACCAGTGGTTTATCAATTTGATGTTGTCACTGTCCAAAATCGCTTATAAAAATACTCCTGGAAATGTATGCAACGAAATCACTGATTTGTTTGCTCAAATATTGAAACATAACGTCGAGGAAGATATGTGGGAAAGTGTTGGTAAACAGAAATTTAAACAAaatgttgattttttcaCCACGAAATCACAACCAATCGAAGCAGTCCTACCAGGATTTCCTTGCAAGTCTTCAAATCATGAAAAAGTCTTTAGTGAATTACCTGATAAAGGTGAAGAGTTGGCTCTCAGGAGATTGATTTATTTCGCACGCGAAGTTAAAAAAGTATATCCTCCGGGAATAATAATATGGATTGTTAGTGACGGCCACGTGTTTAGCGATTGCATCGCTGTGGATGACTTGAAAGTCAACAGATATTCATCTGCTTTAAGACAATTGTACAGACAAATTAGTAGCAATGGTGGGATTGAGGGTCCGAGCGAGCTTGACGATTGTATcaaattttgttctttgccGGAGATTTTCAATTTAAAAGCTTCATTCAATTGCGAAATTGTTGAGCATGTTGAGTTGGGTCATTATTTAGATACCGAGCTTGACGCAGAATCAGAGCTTTGCCGTAAAATCTTGATGAACTCGTGCGACACCGATAATGGTAAATTGGCTGCCGAGGTGAAAACACCGGGTCATCCGAGACTATCCTTGTATCGAGGATTCTCCAAGTTTATGACTGAAGACTTGCAGTTTCATCCAAAGGTGGGCAGCTggacaagaaagaaatttaaaaaaattgcttCACAAGTAGCATTCGAGATGATTAAACGTAATGACGCGTATTCCAACTTGGTTGAATTGATGTTTCCCTTCCACTTGAGGTTTTCCATTCATGCACACAATAATGCTGGTCCAAAATTTGGTATTTCATTGCTCCGTGGCCAATGTTATCCAATCAACAGCATTCAAGACCACAGAACCCCAATCCATACAGACTTGTTGCATATCCCAACCCCATGGCACAATTCTGTAGTCAAGATCAATGAACTGTATTATGCTATAAAGGCggaaaaagttgaagacGAATTTGCAAAAGGTAGCGGGTATGGTCAGTGGGATCCACAAAATCTCCACTATATTTACTTTTCACAATGa
- the DIT2 gene encoding cytochrome P450-dit2, whose amino-acid sequence MIVLFITILLVLSASIVFPPLNFPRNIPTIPFYVSFLGGMDQLEKFEKYLRTKLEKHGAVKIYFASRWNILVTKPEYLVHIFKNEDVFAKSGNHIKIPGSVLATYTGDNIISAHGQLWRLYRDVMAQSIQFPNLDPIAENTNNLMKDLENALKFDSSVAITDFLQQYSLANVGDCIVGSNLRPMHQKIKYIKSQIFKPFYMNFPSVEMLPIPSRIRAKQEVENFRQWFGDKLMDADHGAAVKLATAYNEGKLTQKQYLDNCIILMVAGHENPLLLMLSLLYVLAKNPYMQDKIRCNKEIEEHGKEEGGRVVEEEGEEGEEEEGEEEEEEEEEEEEEEEEKSPELYLSAVIYETLRMYPPLNQIINRCTTKDTMLGNIRIPKGTYVGYYNMGTGRDKTVWESPDTFWPERWGNTIEEVHANYTRAKRLGHLPAFHGRKRACLGEKFALYQCKAMVQAILGKYKISLDEDWEERITPAGPVCPMNMKLRFSKI is encoded by the coding sequence ATGATTGTCTTATTTATTACAATTTTATTGGTCTTGTCTGCACTGATTGTTTTCCCACCATTGAACTTCCCAAGAAACATTCCTACAATACCATTCTATGTATCGTTTCTTGGAGGGATGGATCAACttgaaaagtttgaaaaatacTTGCGCACGAAGTTAGAGAAACATGGTGCAGTAAAGATATATTTTGCTTCTAGATGGAACATTCTTGTTACCAAACCAGAATACTTGGTTCACATCTTCAAGAACGAAGATGTATTTGCCAAGAGTGGGAACCACATTAAGATACCAGGCTCCGTTTTGGCAACTTACACAGGAGATAATATCATTTCTGCTCATGGCCAATTATGGAGACTATACCGAGATGTGATGGCACAGAGTATTCAGTTTCCAAATTTGGACCCGATAGCTGAGAATACCAATAACTTGATGAAAGATCTTGAGAATGCCTTGAAATTTGATTCGTCAGTGGCAATTACAGACTTCCTACAACAATACTCATTAGCAAATGTTGGTGATTGTATTGTTGGCTCAAATTTACGACCAATGCATCAAAAGATCAAATATATCAAACTGCAAATTTTCAAACCTTTTTACATGAATTTTCCTTCGGTTGAGATGTTGCCTATCCCTAGCCGCATAAGGGCCAAGCAAgaagttgaaaattttCGTCAATGGTTTGGAGACAAGTTGATGGATGCAGATCATGGAGCAGCTGTCAAGTTAGCCACAGCTTATAATGAGGGGAAGTTGACGCAAAAACAGTATTTAGATAACTGCATCATTTTGATGGTTGCAGGACACGAGAATCCACTTTTGCTTATGCTTTCCTTGTTGTATGTTTTGGCTAAGAATCCTTATATGCAGGACAAGATTCGCTGcaacaaagaaatagaagaacatggcaaagaagaagggggAAGagtagtagaagaagaaggagaagaaggagaagaagaagaaggagaagaagaagaagaagaagaagaagaagaagaagaagaagaagaagaaaaatcaCCTGAGCTATACTTGTCCGCAGTAATTTATGAAACATTAAGGATGTATCCTCCTTTGAATCAAATTATTAATCGGTGCACTACTAAAGATACCATGTTGGGAAATATACGAATTCCTAAAGGAACATATGTTGGCTATTATAATATGGGAACTGGAAGAGATAAGACCGTTTGGGAATCTCCAGACACGTTTTGGCCCGAGAGATGGGGTAATACAATTGAGGAAGTTCATGCCAACTACACAAGGGCTAAAAGATTAGGGCATCTACCTGCATTCCATGGCAGGAAAAGAGCTTGCTTAGGTGAGAAATTTGCTTTGTATCAGTGTAAGGCAATGGTGCAAGCTATTTTAGGAAAGTACAAGATTTCCTTGGATGAGGATTGGGAGGAAAGAATAACACCAGCCGGACCTGTGTGTCCAATGAATATGAAGTTGAGATTTAGTAAAATCTAG
- the DTR1 gene encoding Dityrosine transporter 1 yields the protein MTLSDSSSTAVTASTTKEEYCVLPLKRKFLIVAIATLAGCLGPIAGNIYMPILPSLEDIFQVSSSTMDGTVSVFMAIFAFCPLIWASWADYGGRKMLYLLPLSFFIIANVLLASVPANIVALYILRIVQAFGASSVMSVGAGIVSDVIEPRNRAKAISIFMWGPQLGPVIGPVLSLIATGSWRWIFGFLALFGFAVYLMILFLLPETLRFLVGDGSCLGKGIFVKPKWQRKVVEGYPRPPKPSLRNYWNLLRYPPVLLCSINSGLLFATFYGVLITFSRVLSEQYNFNTVQTSLSYLCPGGALIIGSTIGGWLSDKLSTRDDYIPEHRFSIQIAGLLVSMTGVIGYAWTVEKHAPVHPVFVFTFLAGFGMTWVFVATTTYLTECSPSQPSANVAIGNLMRNVAAAICTAIVEILIKKMGFGWCMTGLGLLDLLGIGIVIVLLRKGPKWRCNKEKALD from the coding sequence ATGACTCTTTCAGATTCTTCCTCCACTGCAGTGACCGCTTCCACAACAAAGGAAGAGTATTGCGTTCTACCTTTAAAAcgaaaatttttaattgttgctattgctaCGTTGGCAGGGTGCTTGGGCCCTATAGCGggaaatatatacatgcCAATCTTGCCGCTGTTGGAAGACATTTTTCAAGTATCAAGCTCCACAATGGATGGTACAGTGTCTGTGTTTATGGcaatttttgcattttgtCCATTAATTTGGGCATCATGGGCTGACTATGGGGGTCGGAAGATGCTATACTTGTTACCGTTATCTTTTTTCATAATTGCAAATGTGTTGCTTGCATCTGTACCAGCAAATATTGTGGCACTTTATATATTGAGAATCGTACAGGCATTCGGCGCAAGCAGTGTCATGTCTGTTGGCGCTGGTATTGTATCTGATGTGATAGAACCAAGGAATCGTGCTAAAGCAATCTCAATATTTATGTGGGGTCCACAATTGGGTCCAGTCATTGGACCAGTTTTGAGCTTGATAGCAACGGGTAGTTGGCGATGGATCTTTGGGTTTTTGGCATTGTTTGGATTTGCTGTTTATCTaatgattttatttttgctaCCTGAAACTTTAAGATTTTTGGTTGGCGATGGCAGTTGTTTGGGTAAAGGTATATTTGTGAAACCAAAATggcaaagaaaagttgTTGAAGGGTACCCACGTCCTCCCAAGCCCAGTTTGCGAAATTATTGGAATTTGCTCAGGTACCCACCTGTGCTTCTTTGTTCAATCAACTCGGGGTTATTATTTGCAACATTTTATGGTGTATTAATCACATTCTCACGCGTATTGCTGGAACAGTATAATTTCAATACAGTCCAGACTAGTTTGAGTTATTTGTGTCCCGGTGGAGCATTGATCATTGGATCAACCATTGGTGGATGGCTTTCCGATAAGCTCAGTACACGCGACGATTATATTCCTGAGCATCGCTTTTCAATTCAAATAGCTGGACTTTTGGTATCAATGACGGGGGTTATCGGCTACGCATGGACTGTTGAAAAACACGCACCCGTACATCCAGTATTTGTGTTTACGTTCTTGGCTGGTTTTGGTATGACGTGGGTCTTTGTTGCCACCACAACTTATTTGACAGAGTGCAGTCCTTCCCAACCCAGTGCTAATGTCGCTATTGGGAATTTGATGAGAAACGTTGCAGCTGCTATATGTACAGCAATAGTAGAGATACTTATTAAGAAAATGGGGTTTGGTTGGTGCATGACTGGTTTAGGCCTACTTGATTTGCTTGGAATAGGTATAgtgattgttttgttgaGAAAAGGTCCAAAGTGGAGGTGTAACAAAGAGAAGGCCTTAGATTAG
- a CDS encoding uncharacterized protein (BUSCO:EOG09263K45), translating to MSAPAYSEVPQQPYSDGEARQFGDNVPDDFKYSVDVAACELPVRQLFIRKVYSLLSIQLMASVVVGYIIRSSDSIKMWTLQNPWVLIISLVGAIGFMIGAFFKARSYPVNLILLGGFTLFEAFSLGFACAFIESGILIEAILLTLIIFIGLTLFAFQTKYDFVSWQGTVGMMLWGLIGWGFIMMFFPASKLIDNVYSLIGALVFSIYVIIDTQNIMKTCHLDDEVIATITLYLDVINLFLFILRLLNNNSNND from the coding sequence ATGTCGGCACCAGCCTATTCAGAAGTACCCCAGCAGCCATACTCAGATGGAGAGGCAAGGCAGTTTGGAGACAATGTCCCTGACGATTTCAAATACTCAGTGGACGTAGCAGCGTGTGAGTTACCAGTGCGTCAATTGTTTATTCGTAAAGTTTATTCGCTTTTATCAATCCAATTGATGGCTtcggttgttgttggataTATTATAAGGTCGTCAGATTCGATCAAGATGTGGACTTTGCAAAATCCATGGGTTTTGATAATTTCATTGGTGGGTGCTATTGGATTTATGATTGGAGCTTTTTTCAAGGCTAGGTCATACCCTGTGAATTTGATCTTACTAGGCGGATTCACATTATTTGAAGCATTTAGTTTGGGTTTTGCGTGTGCGTTCATTGAGAGCGGAATATTAATCGAGGCCATTTTGTTAACGctcatcattttcattgGTTTAACGTTATTTGCTTTTCAGACCAAATATGATTTTGTTAGTTGGCAAGGTACAGTGGGGATGATGTTGTGGGGTCTAATTGGCTGGGGTTTCATTATGATGTTTTTTCCAGCAAGCAAGCTTATTGATAATGTATACTCCTTGATTGGTGCACTTGTTTTCAGTATCTATGTGATTATAGATACACAAAACATCATGAAGACATGCCATTTGGACGATGAAGTGATTGCTACAATCACGTTGTACCTCGATGTGATTAACTTATTCTTATTCATTTTGAGATTgttaaacaacaacagcaacaatgattaa
- the SDH2 gene encoding succinate dehydrogenase complex, subunit B (BUSCO:EOG09263X1F), producing MFKSILRPRALNCVRTLATAAEEKAPRVKKFQIYRWNPDTPEVQPKMQTYEIDLNKCGPMVLDALLKIKNEQDATLTLRRSCREGICGSCAMNIGGRNTLACLCRIDQDTTKETKVYPLPHMFVVRDLVPDLTHFYKQYKSIQPYLQRDTHPADGRENLQSIEDRAKLDGLYECILCACCSTSCPSYWWNQQQYLGPAVLMQAYRWLIDSRDQATAERKAMLQNSMSLYRCHTIMNCARTCPKGLNPGKAIAEIKKQLAFD from the coding sequence ATGTTCAAATCCATCTTGCGTCCCAGAGCATTAAACTGCGTCAGAACTTTGGCCACTGCAGCTGAGGAAAAGGCACCAAGAGTTAAGAAGTTTCAAATTTATAGATGGAACCCAGACACTCCAGAAGTGCAACCAAAGATGCAAACATACGAGATTGACTTGAACAAGTGTGGTCCTATGGTGTTGGACGCCTTGTTGAAAATCAAGAATGAGCAAGACGCTACTTTGACATTGAGAAGATCATGTCGTGAAGGTATTTGTGGCTCATGTGCCATGAACATTGGAGGCAGAAACACATTGGCATGCTTGTGTCGTATAGACCAGGACACCACCAAGGAAACCAAAGTCTACCCATTACCACACATGTTTGTCGTTAGAGACTTGGTTCCTGACTTGACCCATTTCTACAAACAATACAAATCTATCCAACCATATTTGCAAAGAGATACCCACCCAGCAGACGGTAGAGAAAACTTGCAAAGTATCGAGGACAGAGCTAAACTAGATGGATTGTACGAGTGTATTTTGTGTGCATGCTGCTCAACCTCTTGTCCATCTTACTGGTGgaaccaacaacaatactTGGGCCCAGCAGTCTTGATGCAAGCCTACAGATGGTTGATTGACTCTAGAGACCAAGCTACAGCCGAGAGAAAGGCTATGTTGCAAAACTCAATGTCTTTGTACAGATGTCACACAATTATGAATTGTGCTAGAACATGTCCAAAGGGTTTGAACCCAGGTAAAGCCATTGCAGAGATTAAGAAACAATTGGCATTTGATTAA
- the NOC2 gene encoding Nucleolar Complex 2 protein (BUSCO:EOG09262N5O): MAKASKQTKKFQNKHLKHTIEHRKKVQEFNKKAAKRKGKGGKGGKGGEDDTATATATSQDKNGRSKEVFDDVSVDEFLAGDFEIPKEKKRKTLEAKQKGNAKKSSNNNDDDGDDDDDEEEEDSSSEEEDEEDMKQNLENLEKEDPEFFKYLKENDKELLSVNPLDAISDDEDAEEEEEEEEEEEDGEGEGEVYGDDADGDAIMKGQDEESASGAKIEITTQLVKKWGDQLSKPTTKIIRNIVIAFKAAMNINKGEDYKYAMVDPQAFADLMIIVLKKVPIAIENLVKYKTNVQGVRTVPQKNSQAGQIATILKTHASSYITLLKDITNTESAALILASLYEVFPYYLSHRRLLKQILTAVVDVWASANQVDTQIAAFAFLNNVVREYPKSILETVLKLTYSSFLQHCRRTNIHTIDRLNFCKNSSAELYGIDETIGYQIGFEYVRQLAIHLRNSINATSNAKEGYKTVYNWQFCHSLDFWSRVLSQLCNPEIELKHKSKESPMRQLIYPLVQVTLGTIKLIPTAQFFPLRFYLLRSLIRLSQSTGVYIPLFPLLFEILSSTAITKPPKASTLQMVDFEHNIKVNQAYLGTRVYQDGLTEQFIELTAEFFGLYAKNVAFPELITPAVLGLKRFTKKSKNVKFNKQLGQLIEKLNANAQFITTRRAKVEYGPSNKQEVKTFLSDYEWAKTPLGQYITVQRQLKEERLKMLREAQEEESKALEAKKHEDSE; the protein is encoded by the coding sequence ATGGCTAAGGCATCGAAACAGACAAAGAAGTTTCAGAATAAACATCTAAAGCATACGATTGAACACAGAAAGAAAGTTCAAGAGTTTAATAAAAAGGCagcaaagagaaaaggaaaaggaggaaaaggaggaaaaggaggagaagaCGACACAGCTACAGCTACAGCAACATCTCAAGACAAGAATGGAAGGTCAAAAGAAGTTTTTGATGATGTTTCAGTAGACGAGTTTCTTGCCGGCGACTTTGAAATtccaaaggaaaagaaaagaaaaactttagaagcaaaacaaaaaggaaatgcaAAGAAATctagcaacaacaacgatgacgatggcgatgatgatgatgacgaagaagaagaagactcTTCGTcagaagaggaagatgagGAAGATATGAAACAGAATTTGGAGAatcttgaaaaagaagaccccgagtttttcaaatacttGAAAGAGAACGATAAGGAACTTCTTAGTGTAAATCCATTGGATGCCATAAGCGACGATGAAGATGccgaggaagaagaagaagaagaagaagaagaagaagatggagaaggagaaggagaagttTATGGTGACGATGCTGATGGCGATGCAATTATGAAGGGCCAAGATGAGGAGAGTGCAAGTGGCGCAAAGATTGAAATCACTACTCAACTAGTCAAGAAATGGGGTGACCAATTGTCCAAACCCACCACCAAGATAATCAGAAATATTGTTATTGCATTCAAAGCAGCAATGAACATCAACAAAGGAGAGGACTATAAATATGCAATGGTTGATCCACAAGCGTTTGCTGACTTGATGATAATCGTTTTGAAAAAGGTCCCCATCGCTATCGAAAACTTGGTAAAGTACAAAACAAATGTGCAAGGTGTGAGAACCGTTCCACAAAAGAATTCACAAGCTGGACAAATTGcaacaattttgaaaacccACGCAAGTTCTTATATTACGTTGCTCAAGGATATCACAAACACCGAATCCGCTGCTCTCATCTTGGCATCACTTTATGAAGTGTTCCCTTACTATCTTTCCCACCGTCGTCTCTTGAAGCAGATTTTGACAGCTGTGGTGGATGTATGGGCCAGCGCAAACCAAGTTGATACTCAAATTGCAGCATTTGCATTCTTAAACAACGTCGTTAGAGAATACCCCAAGTCGATTTTGGAAACAGTTTTGAAATTAACATATTCGTCATTCTTGCAACATTGTCGAAGAACAAATATCCACACCATTGATAGGCTCAATTTCTGCAAAAACTCATCAGCAGAGTTGTACGGAATTGACGAAACAATTGGATACCAAATCGGGTTTGAATATGTGAGGCAATTAGCAATCCATTTGAGAAATAGTATAAACGCTACTTCCAACGCCAAGGAAGGCTACAAAACTGTGTACAATTGGCAATTTTGTCACTCGTTGGATTTCTGGTCGAGAGTATTGTCCCAGCTTTGCAATCCCGAAATTGAGTTGAAACACAAGTCAAAAGAATCTCCAATGAGACAATTGATTTATCCATTAGTGCAAGTTACACTAGGCACAATCAAATTGATTCCTACAGCACAATTCTTCCCATTAAGGTTTTACTTGTTACGATCCCTCATTAGATTATCACAACTGACTGGCGTCTACATCCCATTGTTCCCATTGCTTTTTGAGATTCTTTCCTCAACAGCTATAACAAAGCCACCAAAGGCTTCAACTTTGCAAATGGTTGATTTTGAGCACAATATCAAGGTAAACCAGGCTTATTTGGGAACAAGGGTATACCAAGACGGATTAACTGAGCAATTCATTGAGTTGACTGCAGAATTCTTTGGTTTGTATGCCAAAAATGTTGCCTTTCCAGAACTCATTACCCCGGCCGTCTTGGGGTTGAAAAGATTTACCAAGAAATCTAAAAACGTTAAATTCAACAAACAGTTGGGTCAATTgattgagaaattgaatGCAAATGCTCAATTTATTACAACTAGGAGAGCCAAGGTGGAGTACGGACCAAGTAATAAACAAGAGGTGAAAACCTTCTTGTCTGATTATGAATGGGCAAAAACTCCACTTGGACAATATATTACTGTTCAGCGACAATTGAAAGAGGAGAGACTCAAGATGTTAAGAGAGGCTCAAGAGGAAGAAAGCAAGGCATTGGAAGCAAAGAAACACGAAGATTCTGAATAG